A stretch of Arcobacter arenosus DNA encodes these proteins:
- a CDS encoding LysR family transcriptional regulator: MDSNLLKVFIAVADKKSISLGAKELNYTQSNATLRIKQLEKNLGYELFHRTNKGVILSLEGEKLYPYAIDIVKKVEEATLRMKNINYQELLRIGSTQSNTTIRLSKFIDRLDEDFKDMKLEFVVDSSLNLIEQLLDYKLDIAFVNGKPKHKDLEILNIFKENIVLVEPKDKEAQKTIFAYKNGCLNRIFLEEYLSKKEKNIYKKVNLENYELILSCVKAGYGVALFSKEIIEKFAYIEKLKITQMDFNLDTYLICRKDYIPMIEKYLRKIKI, from the coding sequence ATGGATTCAAATTTATTAAAAGTATTTATTGCAGTTGCAGACAAAAAGAGTATCTCTCTTGGTGCTAAAGAGTTAAACTATACACAGTCAAATGCAACTTTACGTATTAAACAACTTGAAAAAAACTTAGGTTATGAATTATTTCATAGGACAAATAAAGGTGTAATATTAAGTTTAGAGGGAGAAAAATTATATCCTTATGCTATTGATATAGTAAAAAAAGTTGAAGAAGCAACATTGAGGATGAAAAATATAAACTATCAAGAGTTACTAAGAATTGGTTCCACTCAATCAAATACTACCATAAGGCTATCAAAGTTTATTGATAGATTAGATGAAGATTTTAAAGATATGAAGTTAGAGTTTGTTGTTGATAGTAGTTTAAATCTTATAGAACAGCTCCTTGATTATAAGTTAGATATTGCATTTGTAAATGGAAAACCAAAACATAAAGATTTGGAGATTTTGAATATCTTTAAAGAGAATATTGTCCTTGTTGAACCAAAAGATAAAGAGGCACAAAAAACAATTTTTGCATATAAAAATGGTTGTTTAAATCGTATTTTCTTAGAAGAGTATTTAAGTAAAAAAGAGAAAAATATTTATAAAAAAGTAAATTTAGAAAACTATGAACTAATACTTTCTTGTGTTAAAGCAGGATATGGTGTTGCTTTATTTTCAAAAGAGATTATTGAAAAATTTGCTTATATTGAAAAACTAAAAATAACACAAATGGATTTTAATTTAGATACTTATTTAATTTGTAGAAAAGATTATATACCTATGATAGAAAAATACTTAAGAAAGATAAAAATTTAA
- a CDS encoding NifB/NifX family molybdenum-iron cluster-binding protein, whose protein sequence is MKIAVPVKDENLMFFPNAGHTPKFAVFTMNGTGMFRSFELNEIKNNPRTDIDHDEPEEDHECHHDHDDAEHIEQHNKMGRVLTDCDYVVVKKACKNTAKSFTSQGIKLVKYNGDSFETKSILKELSSKFA, encoded by the coding sequence ATGAAAATTGCAGTGCCAGTTAAAGATGAAAATCTAATGTTTTTTCCAAATGCAGGACACACTCCTAAATTTGCAGTATTTACTATGAATGGTACAGGTATGTTTAGATCATTTGAATTAAATGAAATTAAAAATAACCCAAGAACAGACATTGACCATGATGAACCAGAAGAAGACCACGAGTGTCATCATGACCATGATGATGCAGAACACATTGAACAACACAATAAAATGGGTAGAGTTTTAACAGATTGTGATTATGTTGTTGTTAAAAAAGCTTGTAAAAATACAGCTAAATCTTTTACTTCACAAGGGATTAAATTAGTAAAATATAATGGTGATTCATTTGAAACTAAAAGTATATTAAAAGAGTTATCTTCTAAATTTGCTTAG
- a CDS encoding GNAT family N-acetyltransferase → MSITIRDAVASDAKTIYDFIIELAIYEKEPDAVVTTVEETKEKIFNENSNVKALICEENGKPIGHAIYFYNYSTWLGKYGIYLEDLYVTESKRGLGAGKKMLKHLAKKALEENCGRFEWSCLDWNKPSRDFYESIGAKSQDEWIGYRLEGDSLINFANS, encoded by the coding sequence ATGTCAATAACAATTAGAGATGCAGTAGCATCAGATGCAAAAACAATTTATGATTTTATTATAGAATTAGCAATTTATGAAAAAGAACCAGATGCAGTTGTAACAACAGTTGAGGAAACAAAAGAAAAAATATTTAATGAAAACTCTAATGTAAAAGCTTTGATTTGTGAAGAGAATGGAAAGCCAATAGGTCATGCTATATATTTTTACAATTATTCAACTTGGCTTGGTAAATATGGTATTTATTTAGAAGATTTATATGTTACTGAATCAAAAAGAGGTTTAGGTGCTGGAAAGAAGATGCTTAAACATCTAGCAAAGAAAGCTTTAGAAGAAAATTGTGGTAGATTTGAATGGTCATGTTTAGACTGGAATAAACCTTCACGAGACTTTTATGAAAGTATTGGAGCTAAATCTCAAGATGAATGGATAGGGTATAGATTAGAAGGTGACTCTTTAATTAACTTTGCTAACAGTTAA
- a CDS encoding DUF4197 domain-containing protein — translation MINKKTSLVASLLLCSTISFAFDLGSITKAVTDNITKPSSSTSSTANSSLTNSTVSSGLKEALKVGVDYAVNTLGAQNGYLNNSLVKIPLPENLQKAETLIRKVGGDKVADDLIKSMNNAATKAAPKTAEIFVNAIDKMTLDDAKKILNGDKNAATNYFKDNTTNSLRNMIKPIVQETMAQNSVAKYYDAFNSYYKQYGQGVVENSSIMNLAKGFGVDSYIPSASDENLDDYVTNKAIDGLFEMIAQKEALIRTNPVEQTTSLLKKVFGN, via the coding sequence ATGATTAACAAAAAAACATCACTTGTTGCATCTTTACTTTTATGTTCAACAATAAGTTTTGCCTTTGACTTAGGAAGTATCACTAAAGCTGTTACTGATAATATAACAAAACCTAGTAGTTCAACTAGTTCAACAGCAAACTCTAGTTTAACAAATTCAACAGTTTCTAGTGGTTTAAAAGAAGCACTTAAAGTTGGTGTTGATTATGCAGTTAATACACTAGGTGCACAAAATGGTTATTTAAATAATTCACTTGTAAAAATCCCTTTACCAGAAAACTTACAAAAAGCAGAAACTCTAATTAGAAAAGTGGGTGGAGATAAAGTTGCAGATGACCTAATAAAATCTATGAATAATGCAGCAACAAAAGCGGCTCCTAAAACTGCAGAGATATTTGTAAATGCTATTGATAAAATGACTTTGGATGATGCAAAAAAGATTTTAAATGGTGACAAAAATGCGGCTACTAACTATTTTAAAGATAATACAACTAACTCGCTAAGAAATATGATAAAACCTATTGTTCAAGAAACAATGGCACAAAATAGTGTGGCAAAATACTACGACGCTTTTAATTCATATTATAAACAATATGGTCAAGGAGTTGTTGAAAACAGTTCTATTATGAATTTAGCAAAAGGATTTGGAGTTGATTCATATATCCCCAGTGCTAGTGATGAGAACTTAGATGATTATGTAACAAATAAAGCAATTGATGGGCTATTTGAAATGATTGCTCAAAAAGAAGCTCTTATTAGAACTAATCCCGTTGAGCAAACTACCTCTTTACTTAAAAAAGTTTTTGGAAACTAA
- a CDS encoding sulfite exporter TauE/SafE family protein — MEMNFILLLAIIVLWASVVHGAIGFGFGMISTPLVALMADIQTTIIFMLLPTMAVNILSIVSEGNFFEALKKFWFIILLMVLGSALGTVLLVYSNSEFFKLLLAAIIFLYLLQGFVKIEATFVSKYPKSSTYGLGVFGGIISGLTNVVAPLMIMYTLEMKYSRKDTIQLSNLCFLFTKIGQIAVFVFYGTFTLDTLGISIFTVLVVCIGMFFGIKIKKRIDVKYYTKILKGLLFIIASFLVINTVFN; from the coding sequence ATGGAAATGAATTTTATTCTACTTCTTGCCATAATTGTATTATGGGCTTCAGTTGTACATGGTGCAATAGGTTTTGGTTTTGGTATGATATCAACTCCTCTAGTTGCATTAATGGCAGATATTCAAACAACAATTATATTTATGCTTTTACCTACAATGGCTGTAAATATTTTAAGTATAGTTAGTGAAGGTAACTTTTTTGAAGCCTTAAAAAAGTTTTGGTTTATAATTTTACTTATGGTTTTAGGTAGTGCTTTAGGTACTGTACTTCTTGTTTATTCTAATTCAGAGTTTTTTAAACTCTTATTAGCAGCAATTATATTTTTATATTTATTACAAGGGTTTGTAAAAATAGAAGCAACTTTTGTTTCTAAGTATCCTAAGTCTTCAACCTATGGACTAGGTGTATTTGGTGGAATTATCTCAGGTCTTACAAATGTCGTTGCTCCACTTATGATAATGTATACCTTAGAGATGAAATATTCAAGAAAAGATACAATTCAATTATCAAATTTATGTTTTTTATTTACAAAAATAGGGCAAATAGCTGTGTTTGTTTTTTATGGAACTTTTACTTTAGATACTTTAGGTATCTCAATTTTTACAGTATTAGTAGTTTGTATTGGTATGTTTTTTGGAATAAAAATTAAAAAAAGAATTGATGTAAAATATTATACGAAGATACTAAAAGGTTTATTATTTATAATAGCTTCATTTTTAGTAATCAATACAGTATTTAATTAA
- a CDS encoding tetratricopeptide repeat protein, whose amino-acid sequence MNFELLYDEFNEKIAKKEFEDSLSLVPKLIESATNDLDIFYALMGKASVLTNLNETDEVIETYDEIINKFDDSKDSIILKYLAYAYYNKALVFAKLNKYEEELKVYSILLEKFMEDTSEDLEIVLAKAYVNKAICLGELNKLEDSIKVYKELITNFKNTADTTVLNTLVSSYYNIALTFAKLGDNEKAIQTYDELIEKFSNSTNENILEFVAKALVNKASRLKELNKNLKAIETYDEVIKRFDSYDGKIISQVAIALHNKTVILGELQKEDELLNTCDYIIEKFSNVNNELIMNVVSTAQVIKDKDRFNNTY is encoded by the coding sequence TTGAACTTTGAGTTACTTTATGATGAATTTAATGAAAAAATTGCAAAAAAAGAATTCGAAGATTCATTGAGTTTAGTACCAAAACTTATTGAATCTGCAACAAATGACTTAGATATATTTTATGCTTTAATGGGAAAAGCTAGTGTATTAACTAATTTAAATGAAACAGATGAAGTTATTGAAACTTATGATGAAATAATTAATAAATTTGATGATTCAAAAGATTCAATTATCTTAAAATATTTAGCTTATGCTTATTATAACAAGGCGTTAGTATTTGCAAAACTTAATAAGTATGAAGAAGAATTAAAAGTTTATAGTATTCTTTTAGAAAAGTTTATGGAAGATACGTCAGAAGATTTAGAGATAGTTTTAGCAAAAGCATATGTGAATAAAGCTATTTGTTTAGGGGAGCTAAATAAATTAGAAGATTCTATAAAAGTTTACAAAGAGTTAATCACAAATTTTAAAAATACAGCAGATACGACGGTTCTTAATACTTTGGTTAGTTCTTATTACAATATTGCCTTAACGTTTGCAAAACTAGGTGATAATGAAAAAGCTATTCAAACCTATGATGAATTAATAGAAAAATTTTCTAATTCAACAAATGAAAATATTTTAGAGTTTGTAGCAAAGGCTTTAGTAAATAAAGCTAGTAGATTAAAAGAATTAAATAAAAATTTAAAAGCAATAGAAACTTATGATGAAGTTATTAAAAGGTTTGATTCCTATGATGGAAAAATTATCTCTCAAGTTGCAATTGCCTTACATAATAAAACAGTAATTCTTGGGGAACTTCAAAAAGAGGATGAACTTTTAAACACTTGTGATTATATTATTGAAAAATTTTCAAATGTTAACAACGAATTGATTATGAATGTTGTCTCAACTGCACAAGTGATAAAAGATAAAGATAGATTTAATAATACTTACTAA